The proteins below come from a single Fastidiosipila sanguinis genomic window:
- a CDS encoding ABC transporter ATP-binding protein/permease, with protein sequence MYIKLFLYAKKYRFPAILNILSRWINSLMPIFIILLISNFWTKSNGVTNLDSAISTLDLPIIILLSLVCLFVLASFIWPKDYIHLWSQAAINKLSKSYIESVFAISHWGAKQLNTADILQDKIYTIEQLAKFYEEIFPRLLIMILNSILLLVICIFNGSLIFILPIVAILLMSVLNLFVRSYQKKVNHRKARLYVDLAQQFMEDLDGMNTLLMYGADDKYQEKFAKKSRAHSADTLKSLAITLPRSAGRIIIAYVGIMISGLILGVNYANGKLSLSVALTLLFLIMEILFATRKFSYFNKQISILTPIYRKTFDLIESSKMEVMNMLNAEDAEQLSINTIDLKNLSFRYDDEKLLLDKANLRLERGNIYTIVGKNGAGKSTIAKLICKQLIPSAGEVLINGQNNQNFSSKTLSNAIGVLNNDPFLFKGDIISNLDVDIDSEKLQQILELGLLGFVEYLPDKWHSEVGENGKLLSPGQRQQIAFARLILQDKSLYIFDEATSNIDQENSNIMLNVLHKLSHDNLVINITHNWTDIKQISEIIFLDNKQLIKSTHDNLLENNLNYLELFDIAEKLEAEKSEAEK encoded by the coding sequence ATGTACATTAAGTTATTTTTATATGCAAAAAAATATAGATTTCCAGCAATTCTAAATATCCTATCTCGTTGGATTAATAGTTTAATGCCAATTTTCATTATCTTGTTAATTAGTAATTTTTGGACTAAGTCAAATGGAGTTACAAATTTGGATAGTGCAATTTCCACGTTGGATTTGCCAATAATAATTTTGCTAAGTTTAGTTTGTTTATTTGTACTAGCAAGTTTCATTTGGCCCAAGGATTATATACATCTTTGGAGTCAGGCTGCTATAAATAAGCTAAGTAAATCATATATTGAGAGTGTTTTTGCTATTAGTCATTGGGGTGCTAAACAACTTAATACTGCAGATATACTCCAGGATAAGATATATACAATCGAACAATTAGCGAAGTTTTATGAAGAAATTTTCCCAAGACTACTAATCATGATATTGAACTCTATTTTGCTCCTGGTGATTTGCATATTTAATGGGAGTTTAATTTTCATCTTACCTATTGTAGCTATCTTGCTCATGAGCGTATTAAATTTGTTTGTCAGATCATATCAGAAGAAGGTCAATCATAGAAAGGCTCGTCTGTATGTTGATCTAGCTCAACAATTCATGGAAGACCTTGATGGAATGAACACTCTTTTAATGTATGGTGCAGATGATAAATATCAAGAAAAATTTGCGAAAAAATCTCGAGCACATAGCGCTGATACTCTTAAATCCTTAGCTATAACTTTGCCTAGAAGTGCAGGTAGAATAATCATTGCATATGTTGGTATTATGATCTCCGGCCTGATTTTAGGTGTTAATTACGCTAATGGCAAACTGAGTTTATCAGTGGCTCTTACATTATTATTCTTAATTATGGAGATCCTCTTCGCTACCAGAAAGTTTAGTTATTTTAATAAGCAAATTTCTATTTTGACTCCAATATATCGTAAGACCTTTGACCTTATTGAGAGTAGCAAAATGGAAGTTATGAATATGCTTAATGCAGAAGATGCAGAGCAGTTAAGCATTAATACTATAGATTTGAAAAACCTTAGTTTCCGATATGATGATGAGAAATTATTACTTGATAAAGCTAATCTTAGATTAGAGAGAGGCAATATTTATACTATTGTGGGCAAAAATGGTGCAGGTAAATCGACAATTGCTAAATTAATATGTAAGCAATTGATTCCTAGTGCCGGAGAAGTCTTAATTAATGGTCAGAATAATCAAAATTTTAGTAGCAAAACCTTAAGTAATGCTATAGGTGTTTTAAATAATGATCCATTTTTATTCAAAGGCGATATTATAAGCAATTTGGATGTTGATATAGATTCAGAAAAGTTGCAGCAAATATTAGAATTGGGTTTGCTTGGATTCGTTGAGTATTTACCGGATAAATGGCATAGCGAGGTGGGTGAGAATGGTAAGCTTTTATCACCTGGTCAGAGACAACAAATTGCATTTGCTAGATTAATACTACAAGATAAATCTCTTTATATATTTGATGAGGCAACATCTAATATTGACCAAGAGAATTCAAATATAATGCTCAATGTTTTGCATAAATTAAGTCACGATAATCTCGTTATAAATATTACCCACAATTGGACGGACATTAAGCAAATATCAGAAATTATATTCTTGGATAATAAGCAGTTGATTAAATCTACACATGATAATTTATTGGAAAATAATCTTAACTATCTTGAGTTATTTGACATTGCAGAGAAATTAGAAGCAGAGAAATCAGAAGCAGAGAAATAA
- a CDS encoding ABC transporter ATP-binding protein: MIQKTNNIILSAKDLKFHYKGTQNDVLNSVNVDIVKGEFTALVGPNGCGKSTLFKCLMGELRADKGSVIFKDREISSIPSKERARQIAIVHQRNQAVSNFTVREVVAMGRTPYHGLWQNFHERDDEAIEKALDLVGLNDMQDKSCDKLSGGQLQRVWLALALAQEPELILLDEPTTYLDIKYQLELMQMIRDLVEYHGITCCAILHDLNQVLNYADYTYFMQAGEIYSHGRTEDIIDGKALLDVFGVAGELVGTSRNNEVLDLYLLDKVSEHVH; encoded by the coding sequence ATGATTCAAAAAACTAATAATATTATCCTATCAGCTAAGGATCTGAAATTTCATTACAAGGGTACACAAAATGATGTACTAAACTCTGTAAATGTTGACATAGTTAAAGGTGAATTCACTGCCTTGGTAGGTCCTAATGGATGTGGTAAATCTACTTTGTTCAAGTGCTTGATGGGTGAGCTTAGAGCAGATAAAGGTTCTGTAATATTTAAGGATAGAGAAATAAGCTCCATACCAAGCAAAGAAAGAGCTAGGCAGATAGCTATAGTACACCAACGTAATCAGGCTGTAAGTAATTTTACTGTTAGAGAAGTTGTGGCTATGGGTAGGACGCCATACCATGGGCTGTGGCAGAATTTTCATGAGCGTGATGATGAGGCTATAGAAAAGGCTTTGGATCTTGTAGGACTTAACGACATGCAAGACAAAAGTTGTGATAAATTATCCGGTGGTCAATTGCAAAGAGTATGGCTTGCACTAGCTTTGGCCCAAGAACCGGAATTAATTCTTTTGGATGAACCAACGACTTATTTGGATATTAAGTATCAATTAGAACTTATGCAAATGATTAGAGATTTAGTCGAATATCATGGCATTACTTGCTGTGCGATATTGCATGACTTAAATCAGGTCTTGAATTACGCAGACTATACATATTTTATGCAGGCTGGAGAGATTTATTCTCATGGCAGAACTGAGGATATTATCGATGGCAAAGCGCTGCTAGATGTTTTTGGTGTAGCTGGCGAGTTAGTAGGTACTTCAAGAAATAACGAGGTATTAGATTTGTATTTATTAGATAAGGTTAGTGAACATGTACATTAA
- a CDS encoding DUF5700 domain-containing putative Zn-dependent protease translates to MNRNETKMRIDDSLILDYLSEQDISQDWIFYNLIPGEHKFEEPEVSRYELMDLNDLVKDNLINFRPLNQEFFDEIFPDWRNTFENDLNIRLIVGCPYPFDAMTRIKDGEQVIIFDLNRINTSDPDNLIMSIRRLVTHELFHALYAKDSRDAQDMEDKANIDANAAYQDELLQLVFDEGFAHYLSVDDILKANYQNFREEHYQRNLSKLNTALEEKDPEKQKQFMTEASAGNFFDKFAAITGMFILIDNEAKLVEIYKNGYEKFLENALEQ, encoded by the coding sequence ATGAATAGAAATGAGACCAAGATGAGAATAGATGATAGTTTAATTTTGGATTACCTGAGCGAACAAGATATTTCACAAGATTGGATTTTTTATAATCTAATTCCTGGAGAGCATAAATTTGAAGAACCAGAAGTTTCTCGATATGAACTTATGGATCTTAATGATTTAGTAAAGGACAACTTGATTAATTTCAGACCGTTGAATCAAGAGTTTTTTGATGAGATTTTTCCTGATTGGAGAAATACTTTTGAAAATGATTTGAATATTAGATTAATCGTTGGTTGCCCTTATCCATTTGATGCTATGACAAGGATAAAAGATGGTGAGCAAGTTATAATTTTTGACCTGAATAGGATTAATACTTCAGATCCAGATAACCTGATTATGAGTATTAGACGCTTAGTTACTCATGAACTATTTCATGCATTATATGCGAAAGATTCTAGAGATGCCCAGGATATGGAGGATAAAGCTAATATAGATGCTAATGCTGCTTATCAAGATGAGCTTTTGCAATTAGTGTTTGATGAAGGTTTTGCCCACTATTTAAGTGTTGATGATATTCTAAAAGCAAATTATCAGAATTTCAGAGAAGAGCATTATCAACGTAACCTTTCCAAACTTAATACTGCACTTGAGGAAAAAGATCCAGAAAAACAAAAACAATTTATGACTGAAGCAAGTGCGGGAAACTTTTTTGACAAGTTTGCTGCCATTACTGGTATGTTTATTCTTATAGATAACGAAGCAAAGTTAGTAGAAATCTATAAAAACGGTTATGAGAAGTTTTTGGAAAATGCTCTAGAGCAGTAG
- a CDS encoding amino acid ABC transporter ATP-binding/permease protein: MDTFKRLFSYSKNLRLKLLWSLLGAFFNSFGHVLIFYYAFNIIFDLKDLILSQGATELNLFNNSMFPWWKFYLIFVIAILTGIGNAIEHYLGHDVAFQVLADFRILVYEKIRDLGPASLDGHDKASLLKLMSQDIDHIEVFYAHTIVPIGRVITFAISILIMYWQLDWVLAIFITIFSLMYLFIFPRFKKAKLEESTIASSNAKNKLNSTLIEYAKGKDTIIQLGKVDASLTNLEKIQTEVEISTADKANAQKTSVDLSTNYIYFTFILFSIIFFWRLGFANNLAYLFIFPFCFEPYKSLSNLPMTLSTGIDAAKRLFAFVDQEVLIEKGTVDGKGSLDKIEINNLEFTYPSRSKKVLHDFNLFMNSSDRIGIYGASGIGKSTLAKILMKWYPYENGSIKFNDIELNDLKLTYIRDNINYMPQKADFFSATLRENILLGKEDISDNYIWQILDKLDLSNRVSRLPKGLDTIMDPDNMPFSAGEKQRLDLARVLIHPADLLILDEPLSNLDAVNENIILDYIAKEYEGMVIIISHRKEAFSICNSIYKLENGSLITARD; encoded by the coding sequence ATGGATACATTCAAAAGATTATTTAGTTACAGCAAAAATTTAAGACTAAAATTGTTATGGAGTTTACTTGGAGCTTTCTTTAATTCCTTTGGACATGTCTTAATTTTTTATTATGCCTTTAATATTATCTTTGACCTCAAAGATTTAATCTTGAGCCAAGGTGCTACAGAGTTGAATTTATTTAATAATTCTATGTTTCCTTGGTGGAAGTTTTACTTGATTTTTGTAATTGCTATATTAACTGGAATAGGTAATGCTATTGAGCATTATTTAGGACATGATGTAGCATTTCAGGTTTTGGCCGATTTTAGAATTTTAGTATATGAAAAGATTAGAGATTTAGGTCCTGCAAGTCTAGATGGCCATGATAAAGCGAGTCTTTTAAAATTAATGAGTCAAGATATTGATCATATTGAAGTATTTTATGCACATACCATAGTTCCTATTGGACGTGTAATTACCTTTGCTATATCTATACTTATAATGTATTGGCAGCTAGACTGGGTATTAGCTATTTTTATCACAATCTTTAGCCTGATGTATTTATTTATTTTCCCAAGATTTAAAAAAGCAAAGCTCGAGGAAAGTACTATAGCTAGTTCCAATGCCAAGAACAAATTAAACTCGACTTTAATAGAGTATGCAAAAGGCAAGGACACCATTATACAATTGGGTAAAGTTGATGCTAGTTTGACCAATTTAGAGAAGATACAAACTGAGGTTGAAATAAGTACAGCGGATAAAGCGAATGCTCAAAAAACCAGTGTAGATCTAAGTACAAATTATATTTATTTTACTTTTATACTTTTTTCAATAATTTTTTTCTGGAGATTAGGCTTCGCTAATAATTTAGCATATCTATTTATATTCCCATTTTGCTTCGAGCCATATAAATCTCTAAGTAATTTGCCTATGACTTTAAGTACTGGAATTGATGCAGCCAAAAGATTATTTGCTTTTGTTGACCAGGAGGTATTGATTGAAAAAGGAACAGTCGATGGTAAGGGAAGCTTGGATAAAATAGAAATTAATAACCTAGAATTTACATATCCAAGTAGAAGCAAAAAAGTTTTGCATGATTTTAATTTATTCATGAACAGTAGCGATAGGATAGGTATTTACGGTGCTAGTGGTATAGGCAAATCAACTTTAGCCAAGATTCTAATGAAATGGTACCCTTACGAAAATGGTTCAATTAAGTTTAATGATATTGAGTTGAATGATCTGAAATTAACTTATATTCGAGATAACATTAACTACATGCCTCAAAAAGCAGATTTTTTCTCTGCTACGTTGCGTGAGAATATACTGTTAGGAAAAGAAGATATTTCTGACAATTATATATGGCAAATACTAGATAAATTAGATTTATCTAATCGTGTTAGTCGCTTGCCTAAGGGACTTGATACCATTATGGATCCAGATAATATGCCATTCTCAGCTGGGGAAAAGCAGCGCTTGGACTTAGCTAGAGTTTTAATTCACCCAGCAGATTTATTGATTTTGGATGAGCCGTTGAGTAACCTGGATGCTGTTAATGAGAATATAATTTTGGACTATATAGCTAAAGAGTATGAAGGCATGGTTATAATAATTTCTCACAGAAAAGAGGCGTTTTCTATTTGTAATTCAATATATAAATTAGAAAATGGTAGCTTAATTACAGCTCGTGATTAA
- a CDS encoding FecCD family ABC transporter permease, protein MAKSKVKNHILFLFLLVLLIITILASTAFGSVRISWQEIIDILFKGEQGGNYQILINIRLPRVAFALVSGMCLAISGLLLQVVLKNPMADSGFLGISSGASLATTAVLLVISVSSVWIPIISFVGGMLAFIIILVVAWEKEISPTRLILTGAALNAILRGVQSFLMTMHSDKLHGVISWQNGNLAGKTWEQFLMFCVYILPALILIILLIPKLNVLNLSDQTIYSLGVPVRKYRIIISTLGVYMAAITVSQVGMIGFVGLIVPHIAKVLVGGNSKVNLPFTMLIGALLLTIADLFSRVVASPLEIPIGTVMSVIGGPFFLYLVARKKRGEK, encoded by the coding sequence ATGGCGAAGTCAAAAGTTAAAAATCACATATTATTCTTGTTTTTACTAGTGTTATTAATAATCACTATCTTGGCGAGTACTGCCTTTGGTAGCGTGCGAATATCCTGGCAGGAAATAATAGATATCTTGTTCAAAGGTGAACAAGGTGGTAATTATCAGATTTTAATTAATATAAGACTGCCACGTGTAGCTTTTGCCTTAGTATCTGGAATGTGTTTAGCCATCTCGGGTTTGTTATTACAAGTTGTGCTTAAAAACCCTATGGCAGATAGTGGTTTCCTTGGCATTAGTTCTGGGGCTTCATTAGCGACAACAGCTGTATTATTAGTAATCTCAGTTTCTAGTGTCTGGATACCTATCATCTCTTTTGTAGGTGGGATGCTTGCTTTTATTATTATTCTAGTAGTTGCGTGGGAAAAAGAGATATCCCCAACGAGGTTGATTCTAACAGGTGCTGCCTTGAACGCTATTTTAAGAGGTGTGCAATCCTTCCTTATGACAATGCATAGTGATAAATTGCATGGTGTTATATCTTGGCAAAATGGTAATTTAGCAGGCAAAACTTGGGAACAATTTCTGATGTTTTGTGTATATATTTTGCCAGCTTTGATACTTATAATTCTTTTAATTCCTAAACTTAATGTGCTTAATCTCTCGGATCAAACTATTTATAGTTTAGGAGTACCGGTTAGGAAATATAGAATTATTATCTCTACTCTTGGTGTATATATGGCAGCTATAACTGTATCTCAAGTCGGTATGATAGGCTTTGTCGGACTTATTGTACCCCATATTGCCAAAGTTTTAGTGGGTGGTAATTCCAAAGTTAATTTACCTTTTACTATGTTGATAGGTGCCTTGCTTCTGACCATTGCAGATTTATTCTCAAGAGTGGTAGCCTCCCCACTCGAGATTCCTATAGGAACAGTTATGTCTGTGATTGGTGGTCCATTCTTCCTTTATTTAGTCGCAAGAAAGAAGAGAGGTGAGAAGTAA